One part of the Microlunatus elymi genome encodes these proteins:
- a CDS encoding serine hydrolase domain-containing protein, whose amino-acid sequence MKRLQQLLDDACARGTVLGAVALVSRDGEPELAYAGEQTIGGAAMTPDTIFRIASITKPIVAAATMVLVERGVIDLDESVAWLLPELADPVVLRNLEGPTDDVMPAERAITVRDLLTFQAGHGFPQRFDLPIVQVLTEQLAEGPPQPQHHPAPDDWMRALSTVPLLHQPGAGWTYNTGADILGVLLSRATGESLIDVLSDAVLGPLRMTDTSFWTTDVDRLAGLYRRGDAGLELIDPPQGQWAAPPAFESGGGGLLSTVHDWHRFGRMILAGGDQGGRRVLSEESVKLITTAHVDGGPQHLFLDGQGWGFGGAVDLRTAHPWNVIGRYGWVGGTGTAGYVIGSTQTVVVWLSQVEMGGPDDTAAMSDVLTYAAR is encoded by the coding sequence ATGAAACGGCTGCAGCAACTCCTCGACGACGCCTGTGCCCGCGGTACGGTGCTCGGCGCGGTCGCGCTGGTTTCGCGCGACGGTGAGCCGGAGCTCGCGTACGCGGGCGAGCAGACGATCGGCGGTGCGGCGATGACCCCGGACACCATCTTCCGGATCGCGTCGATCACCAAGCCGATCGTCGCCGCCGCCACCATGGTGCTGGTCGAACGAGGCGTGATCGATCTGGACGAGTCGGTCGCCTGGCTGCTGCCCGAGCTGGCCGACCCGGTCGTGCTGCGAAATCTCGAGGGTCCGACCGACGATGTAATGCCGGCCGAGCGGGCGATCACCGTACGCGATCTGCTCACCTTCCAAGCAGGCCACGGTTTCCCGCAGCGCTTCGACCTGCCGATCGTCCAGGTGCTGACCGAGCAACTCGCCGAGGGGCCGCCGCAACCCCAGCATCATCCGGCGCCCGACGATTGGATGCGGGCGCTGTCCACGGTTCCGCTGCTGCACCAACCCGGGGCGGGCTGGACCTACAACACCGGTGCCGACATCCTCGGTGTGCTGTTGTCCCGGGCCACCGGCGAGTCCTTGATCGACGTGCTGTCGGACGCCGTGCTCGGTCCGCTGCGGATGACCGACACGTCCTTCTGGACAACGGATGTCGACCGATTGGCCGGCTTGTATCGCCGTGGCGATGCCGGGCTGGAGCTGATCGATCCGCCTCAGGGTCAGTGGGCGGCGCCGCCCGCGTTCGAGAGCGGCGGCGGTGGCCTGCTGTCGACCGTGCACGATTGGCACCGTTTCGGCCGGATGATCTTGGCCGGCGGTGATCAAGGGGGCCGGCGGGTGTTGTCGGAGGAGTCGGTGAAGTTGATCACCACCGCGCACGTCGACGGCGGTCCGCAACATCTCTTCCTGGACGGCCAGGGCTGGGGATTCGGCGGCGCAGTTGATCTTCGTACAGCACATCCCTGGAACGTGATCGGCCGCTACGGCTGGGTCGGCGGGACCGGCACCGCGGGTTATGTGATCGGGTCCACGCAGACCGTGGTGGTGTGGTTGTCCCAGGTGGAGATGGGCGGGCCGGACGACACCGCCGCGATGTCCGACGTTCTGACCTACGCGGCCCGCTGA
- a CDS encoding DEAD/DEAH box helicase codes for MPNRQQGFRSPGFDALAGFTLPTRTWFAEVFEAPTSAQSGAWEAISAGHNALVIAPTGSGKTLAAFLWALDGLARTEPPPSKQRCRVLYVSPLKALAVDVERNLRAPLTGIARTAERLGAPVPDIRVGVRSGDTPASDRRKLASKPPDIMITTPESLFLMLTSGARDILRQVETVIVDEVHALAGTKRGAHLAISLERLEELIGRTAEDAGADHRPVQRIGLSATVRPPERVAAFLGGRHPVQVVAPPAEKNWDLQIVVPVEDMAEVGAAPPRPISEQVGTAEVLGSPAAPDPKGAAPDDLDPYDLVAPPPSGPPSIWPHVETRILDLILDNRSSIVFANSRRLAERLTAHLNELYAERLGVEVPDSVRPPAQVMAQSGASKGQDGSGDGGAPVIAKAHHGSVSKEQRAIVEDDLKSGRLRCVVATSSLELGIDMGAVDIVIQVESPPSVASGLQRVGRAGHQVGAISRGVFFPDHRGDLIESTVVATRMRDGQIEEVARLHNPLDVLAQQIVAIVSDQDIDADRLFDLVRRADGYAELPRSAYEAVLDMLSGRYPSEDFAELRPRLIWHRDTNQLQARPGAQRLVVTSGGTIPDRGLFGVFLVGEGAGRRVGELDEEMVYESRVGDVITLGTTSWRIEAITHDQVQVSPAPGVPGRLPFWKGDAPARPAELGRALGGFVREIAAQPTSESKPRLLSAGLDEWAADNLLGYVHDQQSATRGLPTDREVIFERFRDELGDWRVCVHTPLGSAVHAPWALAIEAAARERYGVDASATATNDGIVLRIPDTESEPPGAELIISDPDTLEQIVTDEVGGSALFASRFRECAARALLLPRRDPRSRSPLWQQRMRSAQLLGVATRYPEFPIVLETMRECLTDVFDLESLLDVQRRIAARQIKIVEVETKEPSPFARTLLFGYVGEFVYEGDVPLAEKKAAALSLDAGLLAELLGKDGLQQLLDAEVITEVEADLQSLSIQRRAGRPEQLFDLIRTAGPFDHSELAARVTAEFDLDTELAGLINQRRVVEVRIAGDQRYAVIEDLPRLRDGLGIPLPPGTAADVGSSGDQPVTDLVLRWARTHGPFLAQTVADRYGLGVGVISSALQDLIKDGTVVTGTFTAPAAPEHGEEPKPDPDGPAHDGGPKPGHARQYCHQRNLALIKRRTLAKLRQGIEPVDQVAYQRFLLDWQGIGSGVRGPEAVLSVLEQLAGYPLPASAIESVILPARVADYQPAMLDELTSSGELLWIGDGAIGDADGWVRFYPQDADLPDPGQQVPGPLAAELMERLESGGGFFFDNLLGADLEPGRRGDYVQALWDLVWSGHITGDTFAPVRALTTDGTMKRPATPRARLPQNRLRGRGMRPRFGPGSGLSRRPPRPGFVASSPTTAGRWSAVPRIGDVDQRARFAGQLFAELDRYGVLTRGSVLNEEAEGGFGAAYRGLSTLEESGQCRRGYYIDGLGAAQFAVPGAIDRLRDHQRELDLEHPRAVVLAATDPANAYGAALPWPRRAALRADMPGRAAPGIDGSEREGHRPGRKAGALVVLVDGLLALYVERGGRTLLTFTEADQLLRPATAALAAAVLAGHLGRVTIERANGDQIFTAGRLSELLQEAGFRMTPQGLRLRPDPSRS; via the coding sequence GTGCCCAACCGACAGCAGGGATTCCGCTCCCCAGGATTCGACGCCCTGGCCGGTTTCACGCTGCCCACACGGACCTGGTTCGCCGAGGTGTTCGAGGCGCCGACTTCGGCTCAGTCCGGTGCCTGGGAGGCGATCTCGGCAGGCCACAACGCGCTGGTCATCGCACCGACCGGATCCGGCAAGACGTTGGCGGCCTTCTTGTGGGCCCTGGACGGGCTCGCGCGGACCGAACCACCGCCGAGCAAGCAGCGCTGCCGGGTGCTCTACGTGTCTCCGTTGAAGGCGCTGGCCGTCGACGTGGAGCGCAATCTGCGCGCGCCGTTGACCGGTATCGCCCGGACCGCCGAGCGACTCGGCGCCCCGGTGCCGGACATCCGGGTCGGCGTCCGCTCCGGCGACACCCCGGCCTCCGACCGCCGCAAGCTGGCCAGCAAACCACCGGACATCATGATCACGACGCCGGAGTCGTTGTTCCTGATGCTCACCTCCGGCGCTCGGGACATCTTGCGCCAGGTCGAGACCGTGATCGTCGACGAGGTGCATGCGCTGGCCGGCACCAAGCGCGGCGCCCATCTGGCGATCAGCCTCGAACGGTTGGAGGAGCTGATCGGCCGGACCGCCGAGGACGCCGGAGCTGATCATCGGCCGGTGCAGCGGATCGGACTGTCTGCGACGGTTCGACCGCCGGAACGGGTCGCCGCCTTCCTCGGCGGCCGGCATCCGGTCCAGGTGGTGGCGCCGCCCGCGGAGAAGAACTGGGATCTGCAGATCGTCGTCCCGGTCGAGGACATGGCCGAGGTCGGAGCCGCGCCGCCGCGGCCGATCTCCGAGCAGGTCGGTACGGCCGAAGTGCTCGGATCGCCCGCGGCACCCGACCCGAAGGGTGCGGCTCCCGACGACCTCGATCCGTACGATCTCGTTGCCCCGCCGCCCAGCGGCCCGCCGTCGATCTGGCCCCACGTCGAGACCCGGATCCTGGATCTGATCCTGGACAACCGATCCAGCATCGTGTTCGCGAATTCGCGCCGGCTGGCCGAGCGGCTGACCGCTCACCTGAACGAGTTGTACGCCGAGCGACTCGGGGTCGAGGTGCCCGACAGTGTCAGACCGCCGGCCCAGGTGATGGCCCAGTCCGGTGCCTCCAAGGGGCAGGACGGCTCCGGTGACGGCGGGGCCCCGGTGATCGCCAAGGCGCATCACGGATCGGTCAGCAAGGAGCAGCGGGCGATCGTCGAGGACGACCTGAAGTCCGGCCGGCTGCGTTGTGTGGTGGCGACCTCGTCGTTGGAGTTGGGCATCGACATGGGCGCGGTCGACATCGTGATCCAGGTGGAATCACCGCCGTCCGTTGCGAGCGGGCTGCAGCGGGTCGGCCGGGCCGGCCATCAGGTCGGCGCGATCTCCCGCGGCGTCTTCTTCCCCGATCATCGCGGCGACTTGATCGAGTCGACGGTGGTGGCGACCCGGATGCGGGACGGACAGATCGAGGAGGTCGCCCGGCTGCACAACCCGTTGGACGTGCTGGCCCAGCAGATCGTGGCGATCGTTTCCGATCAGGACATCGATGCCGATCGGCTTTTCGATCTTGTTCGGCGAGCCGACGGCTACGCCGAGCTGCCCCGCAGCGCGTACGAGGCCGTGCTCGACATGCTCAGCGGCCGCTATCCCAGCGAGGATTTCGCCGAGTTGCGACCGCGGCTGATCTGGCATCGCGACACCAATCAGTTGCAGGCCCGTCCCGGCGCACAACGCCTGGTGGTGACCTCCGGCGGCACCATCCCTGATCGTGGTTTGTTCGGCGTCTTCCTGGTCGGTGAGGGTGCCGGTCGTCGCGTCGGCGAGCTGGACGAGGAGATGGTGTACGAGTCCCGGGTCGGTGACGTGATCACGCTCGGCACCACCAGCTGGCGGATCGAGGCGATCACCCACGATCAGGTGCAGGTCTCCCCTGCTCCCGGCGTGCCCGGCCGGCTGCCGTTCTGGAAGGGTGATGCACCGGCCCGACCCGCCGAGCTGGGCCGGGCGCTGGGTGGATTCGTCCGCGAGATCGCGGCGCAACCGACCTCCGAATCCAAGCCCCGCTTGCTGTCTGCCGGTCTGGACGAGTGGGCCGCGGACAATCTGCTCGGTTACGTCCATGATCAACAATCGGCCACCCGAGGACTGCCGACCGACCGGGAAGTGATCTTCGAACGGTTCCGCGACGAACTCGGCGACTGGCGGGTTTGCGTGCACACCCCGCTCGGTTCGGCGGTGCACGCACCGTGGGCGTTGGCGATCGAGGCGGCGGCCCGGGAGCGGTACGGCGTCGACGCGTCGGCGACCGCGACCAACGACGGCATCGTGCTGCGGATCCCGGACACCGAGAGCGAACCACCGGGTGCGGAGTTGATCATCAGTGACCCGGACACGTTGGAGCAGATCGTCACCGACGAGGTCGGCGGATCGGCCTTGTTCGCTTCGCGATTCCGGGAGTGCGCGGCCAGGGCGTTGCTGCTGCCCCGCCGAGATCCGCGATCCCGATCACCGTTGTGGCAGCAACGGATGCGTTCGGCCCAACTGCTCGGCGTCGCCACCCGCTACCCCGAGTTTCCGATCGTGCTGGAGACGATGCGGGAGTGCCTGACCGACGTCTTCGATCTTGAATCGCTGCTCGACGTGCAGCGCCGGATCGCGGCGAGACAGATCAAGATCGTCGAGGTGGAGACCAAGGAGCCGTCGCCGTTCGCCAGGACGCTGCTCTTCGGCTACGTCGGTGAGTTCGTCTACGAGGGCGACGTGCCGCTGGCGGAGAAGAAGGCGGCCGCACTGTCCCTGGACGCCGGGCTGCTGGCCGAGTTGCTCGGCAAGGACGGGCTGCAACAGCTGCTCGATGCCGAGGTGATCACCGAGGTCGAGGCAGATCTTCAGTCGTTGAGCATCCAGCGGCGAGCTGGCCGGCCGGAGCAACTGTTCGACCTGATCCGAACCGCCGGCCCGTTCGATCACAGCGAGCTGGCCGCCCGGGTGACCGCCGAGTTTGATCTTGACACCGAGCTGGCGGGGTTGATCAACCAACGCCGCGTGGTCGAGGTCCGGATCGCCGGTGATCAGCGGTATGCGGTGATCGAGGACCTGCCCCGATTGCGGGACGGATTGGGCATCCCCTTGCCGCCCGGCACGGCCGCCGATGTCGGCTCGTCCGGTGATCAGCCGGTCACCGACCTGGTGCTGCGGTGGGCTCGGACCCACGGCCCGTTCCTGGCCCAGACCGTCGCCGACCGCTACGGCCTCGGCGTCGGCGTGATCAGCTCGGCGCTGCAGGATCTGATCAAGGACGGCACGGTGGTTACCGGCACCTTCACCGCCCCAGCCGCGCCGGAGCACGGCGAAGAACCGAAACCCGACCCCGACGGTCCTGCCCATGACGGCGGACCGAAACCCGGCCACGCCCGTCAGTACTGTCACCAGCGCAATCTGGCGCTGATCAAACGCCGTACGTTGGCCAAGCTCCGCCAGGGTATCGAGCCGGTCGATCAGGTCGCCTACCAGCGGTTTCTGCTCGACTGGCAGGGGATCGGCTCCGGCGTACGAGGTCCGGAGGCAGTGTTGTCGGTGCTGGAGCAGCTGGCCGGTTATCCGCTGCCGGCCAGCGCGATCGAATCGGTGATCCTGCCGGCGCGGGTTGCCGACTATCAACCGGCGATGCTGGACGAGCTGACGTCGTCGGGTGAGTTGCTGTGGATCGGCGACGGTGCGATCGGTGACGCCGACGGTTGGGTTCGGTTCTATCCGCAGGACGCCGACCTGCCCGATCCGGGCCAGCAGGTTCCGGGGCCGCTGGCGGCCGAGCTGATGGAACGGCTCGAGTCCGGCGGCGGATTCTTCTTCGACAACCTGCTCGGCGCTGATCTCGAGCCGGGTCGGCGCGGCGACTACGTGCAGGCGCTGTGGGATCTGGTCTGGTCCGGGCACATCACCGGCGACACCTTCGCACCGGTCCGGGCGCTGACCACCGACGGCACGATGAAGCGACCGGCGACCCCTCGGGCCAGGCTGCCTCAGAACCGATTGAGGGGCCGGGGCATGCGACCCCGATTCGGACCCGGCAGTGGACTGTCCCGACGGCCGCCACGCCCTGGTTTCGTGGCTTCCTCGCCGACCACAGCCGGACGGTGGTCTGCGGTGCCGCGGATCGGCGACGTCGATCAACGGGCACGCTTTGCCGGCCAGTTGTTCGCCGAGCTGGACCGCTACGGCGTGCTGACCCGGGGCAGCGTGCTGAACGAGGAGGCCGAGGGTGGGTTCGGGGCGGCCTATCGCGGGTTGAGCACGCTGGAGGAGTCGGGGCAGTGTCGCCGTGGCTACTACATCGACGGGCTGGGCGCCGCCCAGTTCGCCGTCCCCGGCGCGATCGACCGACTGCGTGATCATCAGCGCGAACTTGATCTTGAACACCCGCGGGCGGTCGTCCTGGCGGCGACCGATCCCGCCAACGCGTACGGCGCTGCCCTGCCGTGGCCACGTAGAGCCGCGCTCCGCGCGGACATGCCGGGCAGAGCCGCACCGGGCATCGACGGGTCCGAACGGGAGGGACACCGTCCCGGCCGAAAGGCCGGTGCCCTGGTGGTGCTGGTCGACGGACTGCTCGCGCTGTATGTCGAGCGGGGTGGCCGGACCCTGCTCACCTTCACCGAGGCGGATCAGCTGCTGCGGCCTGCGACCGCTGCCCTGGCCGCCGCGGTGCTGGCCGGCCACCTCGGCCGGGTGACCATCGAACGGGCGAACGGTGACCAGATCTTCACCGCAGGCCGGTTGAGCGAGTTGTTGCAGGAAGCCGGCTTCCGGATGACGCCACAGGGTCTGAGGCTCCGACCGGATCCGTCCCGATCGTGA
- a CDS encoding ZIP family metal transporter, whose product MLAAIVWGAVAASSLVIGAILGVARTWPTRLIGAVLAFGAGALVSSVSFELAAEGFQVGGPLPLAIGIGAGAGAFFLANRGVQRLGSRGRGSAGLPLALGAFLDGIPEQAVLGIGLAAGDGVSVALLVAIFVSNLPEGIGSASEMHLGGRSSPAVLKLWLVVAALCALATVAGYGLADLLGPRWQGAIDGFAAGALLVMLVDEMIPEAYDKAKDPAGLLTVLGFAVAAGLSASS is encoded by the coding sequence ATGCTGGCAGCGATCGTGTGGGGAGCGGTGGCGGCGTCGTCACTGGTGATCGGCGCGATCCTTGGTGTGGCGCGGACCTGGCCGACCCGGCTGATCGGCGCGGTACTGGCGTTCGGCGCGGGCGCCCTGGTGTCCAGCGTCTCGTTCGAGTTGGCGGCCGAAGGCTTCCAGGTCGGTGGGCCGCTACCACTCGCGATCGGCATCGGCGCCGGCGCCGGCGCCTTCTTCCTCGCCAACCGCGGTGTCCAGCGGCTCGGAAGCCGCGGTCGCGGATCCGCCGGTCTGCCGCTGGCGCTGGGGGCGTTCCTGGACGGGATCCCGGAGCAGGCCGTGCTCGGCATCGGTCTTGCCGCCGGTGACGGTGTCAGTGTCGCCCTGCTGGTGGCGATCTTCGTGTCCAACCTGCCGGAGGGAATCGGCTCGGCCTCCGAGATGCATCTCGGCGGGCGCAGCAGCCCGGCGGTGCTCAAGTTGTGGCTGGTGGTGGCGGCGCTCTGCGCGCTCGCGACCGTGGCCGGCTACGGCCTTGCCGATCTGCTCGGCCCTCGATGGCAGGGCGCCATCGATGGCTTCGCCGCCGGCGCCCTGCTGGTAATGCTGGTCGACGAGATGATTCCGGAGGCGTACGACAAGGCGAAGGATCCGGCCGGCCTCCTCACCGTACTGGGCTTCGCCGTCGCAGCCGGCCTGTCGGCCAGCTCCTGA
- a CDS encoding DJ-1/PfpI family protein: protein MPRVIILTGDAAETLEVFYPYQRLQEAGYEVDIAAPEKKKLQFVVHDFVDGFDTYTEKPGHSWEADVAFADVNPADYVAAVVPGGRAPEYIRNDEDARRIIRHFFDADEPVAALCHGPLLLAAAGVLKGRTSSAYPELGVDVELGGGTFVEGGGVVDGNLVSGRAWPDHPTWMRAFMDLLTARHPVD, encoded by the coding sequence ATGCCGAGGGTGATCATTCTGACTGGGGACGCGGCCGAGACGTTGGAGGTGTTCTACCCGTACCAGCGGCTGCAGGAGGCAGGGTACGAGGTCGACATCGCCGCGCCGGAGAAGAAGAAGTTGCAGTTCGTGGTGCACGACTTCGTCGACGGATTCGACACGTACACGGAGAAGCCCGGGCACAGCTGGGAGGCCGACGTCGCGTTCGCCGACGTGAATCCGGCCGATTACGTCGCCGCCGTGGTGCCCGGCGGCCGGGCACCGGAATACATCCGCAACGACGAGGACGCGCGCCGGATCATCCGGCACTTCTTCGACGCCGACGAACCGGTCGCCGCGCTCTGCCACGGTCCGCTGCTACTGGCCGCCGCGGGTGTGCTGAAGGGGCGCACCTCGTCGGCCTATCCCGAGCTCGGCGTGGACGTCGAGCTGGGCGGCGGCACCTTCGTCGAGGGCGGCGGAGTGGTGGACGGAAATCTGGTGTCGGGGCGAGCGTGGCCGGATCACCCGACCTGGATGCGCGCCTTCATGGACCTGCTGACCGCCCGCCATCCGGTGGACTGA
- a CDS encoding helix-turn-helix domain-containing protein — translation MKPVLVRELIGETLREERALQGKTLREVSKSARVSLGYLSEVERGQKEASSELLAAICGALDVPLSVILSMVSEKLAIHEKILTPLPVRPLAQAAA, via the coding sequence GTGAAGCCGGTCCTCGTACGTGAGTTGATCGGCGAGACTCTCCGCGAAGAACGCGCCCTGCAGGGCAAGACGTTGCGTGAGGTCTCCAAGTCCGCGCGGGTCAGCCTGGGTTACCTCTCCGAGGTGGAGCGGGGCCAGAAGGAAGCCTCCAGTGAATTGCTGGCCGCGATCTGCGGCGCCCTCGACGTGCCCCTGTCGGTGATCTTGTCGATGGTCAGCGAGAAGCTCGCGATTCACGAGAAGATCCTCACCCCGTTGCCGGTTCGCCCGCTGGCCCAGGCTGCTGCCTGA
- a CDS encoding C1 family peptidase, translating to MPAKPLANADLERLRKEFSADPTAKLLQNALTTAELKDIALDHDVVAATDTTMSNRLDDWKVTNQKRSGRCWLFAGLNLLRAGTAAKFGIKDFEFSQNYAMFFDKIERANYFLQSVIELADRPTDDRTLATLLEDCMGDGGQWNMFSAVIAKHGLVPKSAMPETISSEGTSQMNSSLRKILHTAARDIRVADQDQRAELAETTTSVVWRALCMHLGTPPEKFFWQWTDSDKQFHRDGWLTPQQFRDNYLTLPLDEYVCLVHDPRNPTGKTYTVELLGNVVDAPQVVYLNVDIETMKKYAADQIVAGTPVWFGCDVGQQMDRDRGIWDAKLHDLESVYGTEFSLDKAARLEYHQTLMTHAMLFTGVDLVDGTPRKWRVENSWGDEHADQGFYTMNDSWFDEYVFEIAAPKSILPAELVAALDEQPTVLPAWDPMGALAR from the coding sequence ATGCCTGCAAAACCCTTGGCTAATGCTGATCTTGAGCGACTGCGCAAAGAATTCAGCGCCGATCCGACGGCCAAACTGCTGCAGAACGCGTTGACCACGGCGGAGCTGAAGGACATCGCTCTTGATCATGATGTGGTCGCGGCGACCGACACCACGATGTCGAACCGGCTGGACGACTGGAAGGTCACCAACCAGAAGCGCAGCGGCCGCTGCTGGCTGTTCGCCGGACTGAACCTGCTGCGTGCCGGCACCGCCGCCAAGTTCGGCATCAAGGACTTCGAGTTCAGCCAGAACTACGCCATGTTCTTCGACAAGATCGAGCGGGCGAACTACTTCCTGCAGTCGGTGATCGAGCTGGCCGACCGGCCGACCGACGACCGTACGTTGGCCACCCTGCTCGAGGACTGCATGGGCGACGGCGGCCAATGGAACATGTTCTCCGCGGTGATCGCCAAGCACGGTCTGGTGCCCAAGTCGGCGATGCCCGAGACGATCAGCTCCGAGGGCACCAGCCAGATGAACTCCTCGCTGCGCAAGATCCTGCACACCGCAGCCCGGGACATCCGGGTGGCCGATCAAGATCAACGAGCCGAGCTGGCCGAGACCACGACCAGCGTCGTCTGGCGCGCGTTGTGCATGCATCTGGGTACGCCGCCGGAGAAGTTCTTCTGGCAGTGGACCGACAGCGACAAGCAGTTCCATCGCGACGGCTGGCTGACCCCACAGCAGTTCCGTGACAACTACCTGACACTCCCGCTGGACGAATACGTCTGCCTGGTTCACGATCCGCGCAACCCGACCGGCAAGACGTACACCGTGGAGCTGCTCGGCAACGTCGTCGACGCACCGCAGGTCGTCTACCTCAACGTCGACATCGAGACCATGAAGAAGTACGCCGCCGATCAGATCGTCGCCGGTACGCCGGTGTGGTTCGGTTGCGACGTCGGTCAGCAGATGGATCGCGACCGCGGCATCTGGGACGCCAAGCTGCACGACCTGGAGTCGGTCTACGGCACCGAGTTCAGCCTGGACAAGGCCGCTCGGCTGGAGTATCACCAGACGCTGATGACGCACGCCATGCTGTTCACCGGAGTTGATCTTGTCGACGGCACGCCGCGGAAGTGGCGGGTGGAGAACTCCTGGGGCGACGAGCACGCCGATCAGGGCTTCTACACCATGAACGATTCCTGGTTCGACGAGTACGTGTTCGAGATCGCCGCGCCGAAGTCGATCCTGCCGGCCGAGCTGGTGGCGGCTCTGGACGAGCAGCCGACAGTGCTGCCGGCCTGGGACCCGATGGGTGCCCTCGCCCGCTGA
- a CDS encoding CinA family protein encodes MTAPESLGELATELIELLIGRDETVATAESLTGGLIGATLTGVPGSSEAYRGGVVSYATDLKASLAGVRQSTLAEHGAVSQLTAVEMALGVASRCDTTWGIAVTGVAGPDPQEGHPPGTVFVAVGHQPGEAGWDDPAGDSVVCVRELALTGSRAVIREQTVAAALRQALRVVGPPTE; translated from the coding sequence ATGACGGCGCCGGAGTCGCTGGGCGAACTGGCGACCGAACTGATCGAGTTGCTAATCGGCCGCGACGAGACCGTGGCCACCGCAGAATCGCTGACCGGTGGGCTGATCGGTGCCACGCTGACCGGGGTCCCAGGATCGTCGGAGGCCTACCGCGGCGGCGTCGTCAGCTACGCGACCGACTTGAAGGCGAGCCTGGCCGGCGTCCGGCAGAGCACCCTGGCCGAGCACGGAGCGGTGTCCCAGCTGACCGCGGTGGAGATGGCACTCGGGGTGGCGTCACGCTGCGACACGACCTGGGGAATCGCGGTCACCGGAGTGGCCGGCCCCGACCCGCAGGAGGGACATCCGCCCGGCACCGTGTTCGTCGCGGTCGGTCACCAACCCGGCGAAGCAGGCTGGGACGACCCGGCAGGCGACAGCGTGGTCTGCGTTCGGGAGTTGGCACTGACCGGCAGCCGCGCGGTGATCCGGGAGCAGACCGTGGCCGCCGCGCTGCGGCAGGCGTTGCGGGTCGTCGGGCCGCCGACGGAATGA
- a CDS encoding DUF3046 domain-containing protein, giving the protein MRETEFWERMRTHLGPAYSQVWAGQHNLARLGGRTVDEALADGIDCKTIWRAVWEALELPARER; this is encoded by the coding sequence ATGCGGGAAACGGAATTCTGGGAACGGATGCGCACCCATCTCGGCCCGGCCTACAGCCAGGTCTGGGCAGGTCAGCACAATCTGGCTCGACTCGGTGGGCGTACGGTCGACGAGGCGCTGGCCGACGGCATCGACTGCAAGACGATCTGGCGCGCGGTCTGGGAGGCGCTCGAACTACCGGCGCGAGAGCGCTGA